A window of the Tripterygium wilfordii isolate XIE 37 chromosome 12, ASM1340144v1, whole genome shotgun sequence genome harbors these coding sequences:
- the LOC120010582 gene encoding uncharacterized protein LOC120010582 → MVFVFINIQVLALNNDQEVVTEEEEKINKPAFLLTKERVPIRPSTIDDDIRGENSRSTFKSEQDYSLYRRTHSDGKFEHAITHYRAEKKIVGVHARINLWQPLVINRKKAYSSSHIWIVSNDNRNVIEAGWHRDGEGQSGCYNLDCQGFKKNEDVDRIGKSYDVVSSYDDIQHTTTIKVVKHASSGDWLLVVDESEVGVWPNHMFSDLRNGAAGVYWGGETWIMSDGDGGDDGEDTSVVEMGSGRFAEEGYKRASYFDKLEVAFEGLSFIPVRPNSWELKSTSPCYTIRAKYNSGGEADNDDDRGFFYGGPGVGPSCPTT, encoded by the exons ATGG TCTTCGTTTTCATTAATATTCAAGTTTTAGCTCTGAACAATGATCAAGAAGTAGTtacggaagaagaagaaaagatcaATAAGCCTGCATTTTTGTTGACCAAAGAG AGAGTGCCCATACGACCAAGCACAATTGATGATGATATTAGGGGAGAAAATTCAAGGTCTACATTCAAAAGCGAACAAGACTACTCTTTATATCGTAGGACACATTCAGATGGAAAATTTGAG CATGCAATAACGCATTATCGAGCAGAGAAAAAGATAGTTGGGGTACATGCACGTATAAACCTATGGCAACCGTTAGTGATCAATAGAAAGAAAGCGTATAGCAGCTCTCATATTTGGATTGTATCAAATGACAATCGTAATGTGATTGAAGCTGGATGGCAT AGGGATGGGGAAGGCCAGTCAGGATGTTACAATTTGGATTGTCAAGGATTTAAAAAGAATGAGGATGTAGATAGGATAGGAAAATCATATGATGTGGTATCATCCTACGACGATATACAACATACTACTACTATTAAAGTTGTCAAG CATGCAAGTAGCGGAGATTGGTTGTTGGTAGTTGATGAGAGCGAGGTGGGTGTTTGGCCAAACCACATGTTTAGTGACCTGAGAAACGGAGCCGCAGGTGTGTATTGGGGTGGCGAGACCTGGATCATgagtgatggtgatggtggcgATGACGGCGAAGATACATCAGTAGTAGAAATGGGATCTGGTAGATTTGCGGAAGAGGGATACAAAAGAGCAAGTTATTTCGACAAACTAGAAGTCGCATTCGAGGGATTGAGCTTTATTCCAGTTAGGCCGAATAGCTGGGAATTGAAGAGCACTAGCCCATGCTATACCATCCGTGCTAAATATAACTCCGGCGGAGAagctgataatgatgatgatagagGCTTCTTTTATGGAGGGCCGGGCGTGGGTCCATCATGCCCTACGACTTGA
- the LOC120010584 gene encoding uncharacterized protein LOC120010584, which produces MLTLYSTSHCEDRDILLVSSSCIIIQVLALNYDQHVVTEERKINKPAVLSTKESLDGELVDFVNTKKQEALDHPLLKGHKFQRVPIRRSTIDDDVMKVNSRSTFRNKQDFSFYRKPHSDGQTERAVARYHSTISRIEGVEVRINLWQPSVDIEKAYSSSQIWIESNVNANGNENRNVIEVGWHIVQDFNKIMV; this is translated from the exons atgttaaCACTTTATTCAACAAGTCATTGTGAAGATCGAGATATTTtacttgtttcttcttcttgtattAT TATTCAAGTTCTAGCTCTGAACTATGATCAACATGTAGTcacagaagaaagaaagatcaATAAGCCTGCAGTTTTGTCGACTAAAGAG AGCTTAGATGGGGAACTTGTTGATTTCGTTAacacaaaaaaacaagaagCTCTTGATCACCCTCTTTTGAAAGGCCACAAATTTCAG AGAGTGCCCATACGACGGAGCACAATTGATGATGATGTTATGAAAGTAAATTCAAGGTCTACCTTCAGAAACAAACAAGACTTCTCTTTCTATCGCAAACCACATTCAGATGGACAGACCGAG CGTGCAGTGGCGCGTTATCATTCAACAATAAGCAGGATAGAAGGGGTAGAGGTGCGAATAAACCTATGGCAACCGTCAGTCGATATAGAGAAGGCGTATAGCAGCTCTCAAATTTGGATTGAATCAAACGTAAATGCAAATGGAAATGAAAATCGAAATGTGATTGAAGTCGGATGGCAC ATTGTCCAGGATTTCAACAAGATCATGGTGTAG